From Vagococcus jeotgali, one genomic window encodes:
- a CDS encoding sensor histidine kinase has translation MEHTRTAKKDIASLSHDIKTPLTAILSNTELLLEDDITLEQQDLLRGIYHAAIRTKSYVDVLQKTNQEEDFNQEKIDITLQQIVEDVNQSLSPLVYSKEITLNYNYHPQKTVKCFDSLLTRALINIGENAIRHTSLGMVSFTITQDNNQTTFTVSDEGVGFSKEALTHATNMFWQQDKSRNQHYGIGLAFVSHVANLHRGSLKLSNTNTGACVSLVIPNTDQKL, from the coding sequence ATGGAACACACAAGAACAGCGAAAAAAGATATCGCCTCACTATCTCACGATATTAAAACACCTTTAACAGCCATTTTAAGTAACACTGAATTATTATTAGAAGATGACATCACATTAGAGCAACAAGACTTACTTAGAGGCATATACCATGCAGCTATTAGAACCAAATCATATGTAGATGTCTTACAAAAAACTAATCAAGAAGAAGATTTCAACCAAGAAAAAATTGACATAACCTTACAACAAATTGTCGAAGACGTTAACCAGTCCCTATCCCCTCTAGTTTACTCTAAAGAAATTACCCTGAATTATAATTACCATCCACAAAAAACGGTTAAATGTTTTGATTCTCTTTTAACAAGAGCACTAATTAATATTGGGGAGAATGCAATCAGACATACTTCCTTAGGGATGGTTTCTTTTACTATTACTCAAGATAATAATCAAACAACCTTCACCGTTAGCGATGAAGGCGTTGGTTTTTCAAAAGAAGCACTAACTCATGCTACTAATATGTTTTGGCAACAAGATAAAAGTCGAAACCAACATTACGGTATTGGCTTAGCTTTTGTCAGCCATGTAGCCAACCTTCACCGTGGCTCTTTAAAATTAAGTAATACAAACACAGGAGCCTGTGTATCACTTGTGATACCTAATACGGATCAAAAACTGTAG
- a CDS encoding L-lactate dehydrogenase, with product MVGTDHQKIIVIGNGAVGSSYTFALVTQNIAQEIGIIDINVDKAQGDALDLSHALAFTSPKKIYAATYNDCHDADIVVITAGAAQKPGETRLDLVNKNLKIFKNIVDNVVASGFNGIFLIATNPVDILTYATWKFSGFPHHKVIGSGTSLDSARFRQTIAELVGVDARNVHGYILGEHGDTEFPVWSHANIAGLQIYEWVKDHPEIDEEELVNIFFKVRDAAYTIIDKKGATFYGIAVSLARITKAILNDENAVLPLSIYLDGQYDLDDIYIGAPAVINRQGVNQVIEIPLTDAEQEKFAYSANRLKDIMQDAFDEFNN from the coding sequence ATGGTAGGAACAGATCATCAAAAAATCATCGTTATTGGAAATGGTGCTGTTGGATCAAGCTACACCTTTGCTCTTGTAACTCAAAATATCGCCCAAGAAATCGGGATTATTGATATTAACGTAGATAAGGCTCAAGGAGATGCTCTTGATCTATCTCACGCATTAGCCTTTACTTCACCAAAAAAGATTTATGCTGCAACCTATAATGACTGTCATGATGCAGATATTGTTGTTATCACTGCAGGGGCTGCTCAAAAACCTGGTGAAACAAGACTTGACCTGGTCAATAAAAATCTAAAAATCTTTAAAAATATCGTTGATAATGTGGTAGCCTCTGGGTTTAATGGTATATTCTTAATTGCTACTAATCCAGTAGATATTCTAACTTATGCCACATGGAAATTTTCAGGGTTTCCACATCATAAAGTAATAGGCAGTGGAACGTCCCTTGATTCAGCTAGATTTAGACAAACCATTGCTGAACTTGTAGGGGTTGATGCTAGAAATGTCCATGGTTACATTTTAGGTGAGCACGGGGACACTGAGTTTCCTGTTTGGTCTCATGCTAACATTGCAGGCCTTCAAATTTATGAATGGGTCAAAGATCACCCAGAAATTGATGAGGAGGAGTTAGTTAACATCTTTTTCAAAGTTAGAGATGCAGCCTATACAATCATTGATAAAAAAGGCGCAACTTTCTACGGAATTGCCGTGTCACTTGCTAGAATCACTAAGGCTATCTTAAACGATGAAAATGCTGTTTTGCCTTTATCTATTTACTTAGATGGTCAATATGATTTAGATGATATTTATATCGGAGCTCCAGCTGTCATTAATCGTCAAGGAGTTAACCAAGTCATTGAAATCCCACTAACAGATGCCGAACAAGAAAAGTTTGCTTATTCTGCCAACAGACTAAAAGATATTATGCAAGATGCTTTTGATGAGTTTAATAATTAG
- a CDS encoding lantibiotic protection ABC transporter ATP-binding subunit translates to MTNYIITTSNLTKVYHGTPAVNDLNLAIPKNKVYGLLGANGAGKSTTLKMLTGIIRPTSGEIFFQGKPWRREDLLSIGALIENPPLYPQLSAYDNLLVRTTALEIDKSRISEVLQIVNLTDTKHKKVKHFSLGMKQRLGIALALINEPSLLILDEPANGLDPLGIQELRELIKSFKNQGITVIISSHILSEIEQIADHIGIIAGGKLGYDGNSNETVITEHIKNIRQKIRGYHLDPIETVWGIGYRWKKENQLV, encoded by the coding sequence ATGACAAATTATATTATCACAACAAGTAACTTAACCAAAGTATATCACGGAACACCTGCCGTCAATGATTTGAACTTAGCAATTCCAAAAAATAAAGTTTACGGCTTACTAGGAGCTAATGGAGCTGGCAAATCTACCACACTAAAAATGCTAACAGGGATTATCCGCCCGACTTCTGGTGAGATTTTCTTTCAAGGAAAACCTTGGAGGCGCGAAGACTTATTAAGTATTGGGGCTCTGATTGAAAACCCACCACTATACCCTCAGTTATCAGCCTATGATAATTTACTAGTTCGAACTACGGCTTTAGAAATTGATAAATCTAGAATTTCAGAAGTATTACAAATAGTTAACCTAACTGATACTAAACATAAAAAGGTGAAGCATTTTTCTCTAGGAATGAAACAACGACTTGGGATTGCCTTAGCACTAATTAACGAGCCTTCCCTACTTATCTTAGATGAGCCAGCAAATGGCTTAGATCCTCTAGGTATTCAAGAATTACGTGAATTAATTAAATCCTTTAAAAATCAAGGGATTACCGTTATCATCTCTAGTCATATTTTGTCTGAAATCGAGCAAATAGCCGATCATATCGGCATTATTGCCGGTGGTAAATTAGGCTATGACGGCAATTCAAATGAAACAGTAATTACAGAACATATTAAAAATATTCGACAAAAAATTAGGGGCTATCATCTAGACCCAATAGAAACCGTTTGGGGGATTGGTTACCGTTGGAAAAAAGAAAATCAATTAGTCTAA
- the pth gene encoding aminoacyl-tRNA hydrolase → MKLIIGLGNPGAKYRATKHNIGFITLDEIAYQEKIKFNKTQFEAETAEFFCNGEKVLLVKPQTFMNESGRSVAPLMKYYNVKIEDILVIYDDLDLPVGRIRLRAQGSAGGHNGIKSLIAHLGTKDFNRIRIGIDRPRKGVEVVTHVLSDFPKSTHDDMLNATQEASKASLYWASGHDFVDTMTHFNSKK, encoded by the coding sequence ATGAAATTAATTATTGGCCTAGGAAACCCTGGAGCAAAATACCGTGCTACAAAGCATAATATTGGCTTTATTACTTTGGATGAAATTGCTTATCAAGAAAAAATTAAATTTAATAAAACACAATTTGAGGCAGAAACAGCTGAGTTTTTTTGTAATGGAGAAAAAGTATTACTAGTTAAACCACAAACTTTTATGAATGAATCAGGGCGTTCAGTAGCACCTTTAATGAAGTATTATAACGTTAAAATAGAAGATATTTTAGTTATTTATGATGACCTAGATTTACCTGTAGGGCGTATTCGCTTGCGTGCTCAAGGTAGTGCTGGTGGGCATAATGGTATTAAGAGTCTGATAGCTCACCTGGGAACAAAAGATTTTAACCGAATTCGTATTGGAATTGATAGACCAAGAAAAGGTGTGGAAGTGGTGACTCATGTGTTAAGTGATTTTCCTAAAAGTACTCACGATGATATGCTTAATGCAACTCAAGAAGCTAGCAAAGCGAGTCTTTACTGGGCGAGTGGTCATGATTTTGTAGACACAATGACTCACTTCAATAGTAAGAAGTAA